One genomic segment of Litorilinea aerophila includes these proteins:
- a CDS encoding hydroxyacid dehydrogenase, translating into MMTAKPKVLVLTPPSLYQTLFSDEADARLRALADVTFNPEERNWSSEELAARISGYDAVVTGWGSPPFTDEVLDAADRLRLIAHSAGSIKKMLPPAVFQRGIAVTHAAAAIAPAVAEMTLTLILICLRRVHILDRLLKAGTPWREVKEQGMGQELAGNRVGVVGAGYTGRCVIQLLTALKAEVWVYDPYLPPSRAAELGVRKVELDELFAGCPIVTMQAPPTAETYHMVGSRQLQLLPDGAIFINTARSHTVDQDALLAELRTGRIQGALDVFDQEPLPSDSPFLQLDNVIVTPHVAGASVQARRRQGQIVVEELESFFADETLRYEVRLEMLETMA; encoded by the coding sequence ATGATGACCGCAAAACCCAAAGTCCTGGTTCTCACACCACCCAGCCTCTACCAGACCCTCTTCAGCGACGAGGCCGATGCCCGGCTGCGGGCCCTGGCCGATGTCACGTTCAACCCCGAGGAGCGCAACTGGTCATCAGAAGAACTGGCCGCCCGGATTTCCGGCTACGATGCCGTCGTCACCGGTTGGGGCTCTCCCCCCTTCACCGACGAAGTGCTGGATGCGGCCGACCGCCTGCGCCTCATCGCCCACTCAGCCGGCTCCATCAAGAAGATGCTCCCGCCTGCGGTCTTTCAGCGGGGCATCGCCGTGACCCATGCCGCGGCTGCCATCGCCCCTGCCGTGGCCGAGATGACCCTGACCCTGATCCTGATCTGCCTGCGTCGGGTGCACATCCTGGATCGCCTCCTGAAGGCCGGCACGCCCTGGCGGGAGGTGAAAGAACAGGGGATGGGCCAGGAGCTGGCGGGCAACCGGGTGGGCGTGGTCGGCGCCGGTTACACCGGCCGCTGCGTCATTCAGCTCCTGACCGCGTTGAAGGCCGAGGTGTGGGTCTACGACCCCTACCTGCCCCCCTCCCGCGCCGCCGAGCTGGGTGTGCGCAAAGTGGAGCTGGACGAGCTCTTTGCCGGCTGCCCCATCGTGACCATGCAGGCGCCGCCCACCGCGGAGACCTACCACATGGTCGGTTCACGCCAGTTGCAGCTCCTGCCCGACGGCGCCATCTTCATCAACACTGCCCGTTCCCATACCGTGGATCAGGACGCGCTGCTGGCCGAGCTGCGCACTGGCCGCATCCAGGGGGCGCTGGACGTCTTCGACCAGGAGCCCCTGCCTTCGGACAGCCCATTCTTACAACTGGACAACGTCATCGTCACCCCCCACGTGGCCGGCGCCTCGGTGCAGGCCCGCCGCCGCCAGGGCCAGATTGTGGTGGAAGAGCTGGAATCCTTCTTCGCCGACGAAACCCTGCGCTACGAGGTCCGGTTGGAGATGTTGGAGACCATGGCCTGA
- a CDS encoding enolase C-terminal domain-like protein has product MQTDIRIRAIETFTVMTRCRTPLKFGAVVVDELPIAYARVTAENRRGQVATGWGAMFLMDLWAWPVSRASHEAKNQVMQTLFQEYARLLSAYPDFGHPIEIFMESEAELQRLNRQICARLTPDEEMPFLGALICASPVDHAVHDAFGQVNGMDSYLGHGPDHMGFDLARYLGPEYKGVYPAQFLRQRYVPWLPIFHLVGGLDLLRREEVTDEYPQDGIPNSLDDWIERDGVYCLKVKLQGRDLDWDLERTLAVSRVYHEVRESRRPDLPARPYLTVDTNEQCESPDYMVAYLRKIQERAPHVYDEILYLEQPTGRDLSAHGWDMRGLARLKPVLIDESLASLEDFERALALGWSGIALKSCKCLSADLLFLTMAELAHIPYAVQDLTNPSLALLQSVGLAARSHPILGVEANSRQFFPAANAREATIHPHIVHVRNGHIRTDSLQGAGLGLRVDEMEDFAQWVTQHAHSLEGTK; this is encoded by the coding sequence ATGCAAACTGACATCCGCATCCGCGCCATCGAAACCTTTACCGTCATGACCCGCTGCCGCACCCCCCTCAAGTTCGGCGCGGTAGTGGTGGATGAACTGCCCATCGCCTATGCCCGGGTGACGGCGGAGAACCGTCGCGGCCAGGTGGCCACCGGATGGGGCGCCATGTTCCTCATGGACCTGTGGGCCTGGCCCGTCTCCAGGGCTTCCCACGAAGCCAAAAACCAGGTGATGCAAACCCTCTTTCAGGAATACGCCCGCCTGCTGTCCGCCTATCCGGACTTCGGCCACCCCATCGAGATCTTCATGGAGTCCGAAGCCGAACTCCAGCGCCTCAACCGCCAGATCTGCGCCCGGCTGACGCCAGACGAAGAGATGCCCTTTCTGGGCGCGCTGATCTGTGCCAGCCCTGTGGACCATGCCGTCCACGACGCTTTCGGCCAGGTCAACGGCATGGACTCGTACCTGGGCCACGGGCCAGATCACATGGGCTTTGACCTGGCCCGCTACCTGGGGCCTGAGTACAAGGGCGTCTACCCCGCCCAGTTCCTGCGCCAACGCTACGTCCCCTGGTTGCCGATCTTTCACCTGGTGGGCGGCCTGGATCTGCTGCGCCGGGAGGAGGTCACCGACGAGTATCCCCAGGACGGCATCCCCAATTCCCTGGACGACTGGATCGAGCGGGATGGGGTCTACTGCCTGAAGGTCAAGCTCCAGGGGCGGGACCTGGACTGGGATCTGGAGCGGACCCTGGCCGTCTCCCGGGTCTATCATGAAGTGCGGGAGAGCCGGCGGCCGGATCTCCCGGCCCGCCCCTATCTCACCGTCGATACCAACGAGCAGTGCGAGTCTCCCGACTACATGGTGGCATACCTGCGGAAGATCCAGGAGAGGGCCCCCCACGTCTACGACGAGATCCTCTACCTGGAGCAGCCCACCGGCCGAGATCTCTCTGCCCACGGCTGGGACATGCGCGGCCTGGCCCGGCTGAAACCGGTCCTCATCGACGAAAGCCTGGCCTCCCTGGAGGATTTCGAGCGGGCCCTGGCGTTGGGCTGGTCCGGCATCGCCCTCAAGAGCTGCAAATGTCTTTCCGCCGACCTCCTCTTCCTGACCATGGCCGAGCTGGCCCACATCCCCTACGCGGTGCAGGACCTGACCAATCCCTCCCTGGCCCTACTCCAGTCGGTGGGCCTGGCCGCGCGCAGCCACCCCATCCTGGGGGTGGAGGCCAACTCCCGACAGTTCTTTCCCGCCGCCAACGCCCGGGAAGCAACCATCCATCCCCATATCGTCCACGTCCGCAATGGCCACATTCGCACCGACTCCCTCCAGGGGGCCGGCCTGGGCCTGCGGGTGGACGAGATGGAAGACTTTGCCCAATGGGTTACCCAACACGCCCACTCCCTGGAAGGAACGAAATGA
- a CDS encoding ROK family protein — MNQRAGQPELLKEINRARLFDELKAARVLSRPELAQRTGLSRAAVTVLMEDLIKVGVARESGLGNSTGGRPPVLLEFNPDAAYAIGARMRDSQWGIVMTNLDAQVIHSLDVPIPNSTPEAAVRSLCDGVRALMAQVHEAQILPALGVGTPGLVDMSTGVIKSAVDVGWFEVPFRDMVEEELGMRTFVANRSKVGALAELWCDPQPGITEIIYISIGTGIAAGIVHENKLYIGANSSAGELGHVTVLPDGPLCPCGNRGCLQQLASGPAIANRARAALRSAEDSFLRALTGDHPERLTASTVFMAAEAGDPIAQQVVLETAQYLGLAIANLINLFNPQLIVIGGPVGQEGRILLDPLRAEVQRRAMAYPLSALEIVMSNLGQYAGAIGAAVLVLQHASELIFARH, encoded by the coding sequence TTGAACCAACGTGCTGGGCAACCAGAATTGTTGAAGGAGATCAACCGAGCCCGGCTTTTTGACGAGCTCAAAGCGGCCCGCGTCCTCTCCCGGCCCGAGCTGGCCCAGCGCACCGGCCTGAGCCGGGCCGCTGTCACGGTGTTGATGGAGGATCTCATCAAAGTGGGCGTGGCCCGGGAGAGTGGCCTGGGCAATTCCACCGGGGGGCGCCCGCCGGTTCTGCTGGAGTTCAACCCCGACGCAGCGTACGCCATCGGCGCCCGCATGCGGGACAGCCAGTGGGGCATTGTGATGACCAACCTGGACGCCCAGGTCATTCACTCTCTGGATGTACCCATCCCAAATTCGACCCCAGAAGCTGCAGTGCGCTCCCTGTGCGACGGGGTGCGGGCCCTCATGGCCCAGGTCCATGAGGCGCAAATCTTACCGGCCCTGGGGGTGGGAACGCCAGGTCTCGTGGATATGTCGACCGGGGTCATTAAATCGGCTGTAGACGTGGGGTGGTTTGAGGTCCCTTTTCGGGATATGGTTGAAGAAGAACTGGGGATGCGCACGTTTGTGGCCAATCGCAGTAAGGTGGGCGCCCTCGCCGAACTCTGGTGCGATCCCCAGCCCGGCATCACAGAGATCATCTACATCTCCATCGGCACCGGTATCGCCGCAGGCATTGTCCACGAGAATAAACTCTACATCGGCGCCAATTCCAGTGCCGGGGAGTTGGGCCATGTGACTGTCCTGCCGGACGGACCGCTGTGTCCCTGCGGCAATCGTGGCTGCCTGCAACAACTGGCCTCTGGACCGGCCATCGCCAACCGGGCACGGGCCGCGCTCCGCAGCGCGGAAGATAGCTTCCTGCGGGCTTTAACCGGCGATCACCCCGAACGCCTTACCGCATCGACCGTCTTTATGGCCGCGGAAGCCGGCGATCCCATCGCCCAACAGGTTGTCCTGGAGACGGCTCAATATCTAGGGCTGGCCATCGCCAACCTGATCAATTTATTTAACCCGCAGCTGATCGTCATCGGCGGCCCCGTGGGGCAGGAAGGGCGTATCTTATTGGATCCCCTGCGGGCAGAAGTACAACGTCGGGCCATGGCGTACCCCCTGTCGGCCCTCGAGATCGTGATGAGCAACCTGGGCCAATATGCCGGCGCCATTGGCGCTGCCGTCCTGGTCCTGCAACATGCCAGTGAGCTCATTTTTGCACGCCATTGA
- a CDS encoding LutB/LldF family L-lactate oxidation iron-sulfur protein yields the protein MATSTIDLHAPYKERVKLALQNLHLKTALSRSTVRLSSARVAAMTAVDGQRLRDQTRQMKEYVLRNLPDLLEELERNITANGGHVHWARDASEAQAIVLEIARQANVQKVVKSKSMVTEEIHLNQALEEAGLKVVETDLGEYIIQLAGEPPSHIVAPVVHKRLEDISAVFQEKLDMPPTLDPEQMCAIARARLRQEFLTAEMGISGVNFAIAETGTVCIVTNEGNGRMVTSMPRVYVAVMGIEKLVPTVEDAFLQYQALCRSSTGQQCSVYLSLTSGPRREGDVDGPEEFHVVLLDNGRSDMLARGYGEALLCVRCGACLNVCPVYREIGGHAYGSTYSGPIGAVISPLLPAQVTNAEKLPHASSLCGACRDACPVKIDLPRLLLDLRSDQVEANQAPWLERQAMEIFVRTMSSRRSYENAGKLASLASNTMAALSGGNLKFMPPPLSAWTQSRDFPPFAKKSFRELWAERMARRRTIQRGG from the coding sequence ATGGCCACATCCACCATCGACCTGCACGCGCCTTACAAAGAGCGGGTGAAGCTTGCCCTCCAGAATCTACACCTGAAAACCGCACTCAGCCGTTCCACCGTCCGCCTCAGCAGCGCCCGGGTGGCGGCCATGACCGCGGTGGACGGCCAGCGGCTGCGGGACCAAACCCGCCAGATGAAGGAGTACGTCCTGCGGAACCTGCCGGATTTGCTGGAGGAGCTGGAGCGTAACATCACGGCCAACGGCGGCCATGTCCACTGGGCCCGGGACGCAAGTGAGGCCCAGGCCATCGTTCTGGAGATCGCTCGCCAGGCCAACGTCCAGAAGGTGGTCAAGTCCAAGTCCATGGTCACCGAAGAGATCCACCTGAACCAGGCCCTGGAGGAGGCTGGCCTGAAGGTGGTGGAGACCGACCTGGGCGAGTATATCATCCAGCTGGCCGGCGAGCCGCCCAGCCACATCGTGGCGCCGGTGGTCCACAAACGGCTGGAGGACATCAGCGCCGTCTTCCAGGAGAAGCTGGACATGCCCCCCACCCTGGATCCCGAGCAGATGTGCGCCATCGCCCGGGCTCGCCTGCGCCAGGAGTTCCTCACCGCGGAGATGGGCATCAGCGGGGTCAACTTCGCCATCGCCGAGACGGGAACCGTCTGCATCGTCACCAACGAGGGCAACGGCCGCATGGTCACCTCCATGCCCCGGGTCTACGTGGCTGTCATGGGCATCGAGAAGCTGGTCCCCACGGTGGAGGACGCCTTCCTCCAGTACCAGGCCCTGTGCCGCAGCTCCACCGGCCAGCAGTGCAGCGTCTACCTTTCCCTTACCAGCGGCCCCCGGCGGGAGGGGGACGTGGATGGGCCCGAGGAGTTCCACGTGGTGCTTCTGGACAACGGCCGCAGCGACATGCTGGCCCGGGGCTACGGCGAGGCGTTGCTCTGCGTGCGCTGTGGCGCCTGCCTGAATGTCTGCCCCGTCTACCGGGAGATTGGCGGCCACGCCTATGGCAGCACCTACAGCGGCCCCATCGGCGCGGTGATCAGCCCTCTGCTGCCGGCCCAGGTGACCAACGCGGAGAAGCTGCCCCACGCCAGCAGCCTCTGCGGCGCCTGCCGGGACGCCTGCCCGGTGAAGATCGACCTGCCCCGGCTACTGCTGGACCTGCGCAGCGACCAGGTGGAGGCCAACCAGGCGCCCTGGCTGGAACGCCAGGCCATGGAAATCTTCGTCCGCACCATGAGCAGCCGCCGCAGCTATGAAAACGCGGGCAAACTGGCCAGCCTGGCCAGCAATACCATGGCCGCACTCAGCGGCGGCAACCTGAAGTTCATGCCGCCTCCCCTTTCAGCCTGGACCCAAAGCCGGGACTTCCCGCCCTTTGCCAAAAAGAGCTTTCGGGAGCTGTGGGCGGAGCGCATGGCCCGTCGCCGCACCATCCAACGAGGAGGTTGA
- a CDS encoding carbohydrate ABC transporter permease: protein MATAKSTLVESDLNLQQRLSNRRRANMIKEGIKQGLIYLLMILVAITTTGPFLIMISVSLTQNIRFITFPIDLLPDPITFENFHTLFSKTMALRWLFNSFYVATVSTVGGVITSTMAGYAFARGDFIGKRLIFTLFLGILMMPESALIVPQFVVLSQLGLVNTYTALIGPWFASIFGTFLMRQQFLSIPRDYDDAATIDGANLWQIYWSVLLPQLKPAMATLAVLRFMGNWNAFLYPMVVTSRAHLLTLTVGLGTVARSGGDAGLDMAGAVIGFLPTFAIFIFMQRYIIQGISLSGVKG from the coding sequence ATGGCGACGGCCAAGTCCACGCTTGTAGAATCTGATTTGAATCTCCAGCAACGCCTATCCAATCGGCGTCGGGCCAACATGATCAAGGAAGGGATCAAACAAGGGCTCATCTATCTGTTGATGATACTCGTCGCCATCACGACGACCGGCCCTTTTTTGATTATGATATCGGTCTCTTTGACCCAAAATATTCGTTTTATCACGTTTCCGATCGATCTGCTGCCGGATCCGATCACGTTTGAAAATTTTCATACCCTGTTTAGTAAAACCATGGCGCTGCGCTGGCTGTTCAATAGCTTTTATGTGGCGACCGTATCCACGGTCGGGGGCGTGATTACCTCGACCATGGCAGGGTATGCTTTTGCCCGCGGCGATTTTATTGGGAAACGGCTCATTTTTACCCTGTTTTTAGGCATCCTGATGATGCCGGAGTCCGCGCTGATCGTGCCTCAGTTTGTGGTGCTATCTCAGTTAGGCCTGGTAAACACCTACACGGCGCTGATCGGCCCCTGGTTCGCTTCCATCTTTGGCACTTTCCTGATGCGCCAGCAGTTTTTGAGCATCCCCCGTGACTACGATGACGCAGCAACGATCGATGGTGCCAATTTGTGGCAAATCTATTGGTCTGTGTTGTTGCCCCAATTGAAGCCGGCCATGGCTACCCTGGCCGTATTGCGCTTTATGGGCAATTGGAACGCTTTCTTGTATCCTATGGTGGTGACTTCACGGGCTCATCTGCTTACATTGACGGTGGGGCTTGGCACTGTCGCACGCTCCGGCGGGGATGCCGGTTTAGACATGGCAGGGGCCGTGATAGGCTTTCTGCCCACTTTCGCCATCTTCATTTTCATGCAGCGTTACATCATTCAAGGAATTTCCTTGAGCGGTGTCAAAGGTTAG
- a CDS encoding LutC/YkgG family protein, with amino-acid sequence MEARDEILGKLRQTLARPDLRFPPARVEPLTPETRMTVTSASGTQVELAHRFGQELEKLHGSYQVVETAPEARLALINRLLAWMEEEKLQRKGAVVVTGQERSVLAWDPASLPIPGLDVALADMEIQLVAPRALLTAESREAVRAIRYGITGVEAAFASTGSMLVASGAGTSRAASLLPLRHIALIPFDRLYPTMEDWLAEEREAHHLVDYVRSHANLALITGPSKSADIEMNLTLGVHGPKFVHAILFDRTARSQRQPVVSLTEEEAEDEPARTKSRPGFDVEIPMPPTRQ; translated from the coding sequence GTGGAAGCCCGCGATGAAATTCTGGGCAAATTGCGCCAGACTTTGGCCCGGCCGGACCTGCGTTTCCCGCCGGCCCGGGTAGAGCCCCTCACACCGGAAACCCGCATGACCGTCACCTCGGCCAGCGGCACCCAGGTGGAGCTGGCCCACCGCTTCGGCCAGGAGCTGGAGAAACTCCACGGCAGCTACCAGGTGGTGGAGACTGCGCCCGAAGCCCGGTTGGCCCTCATCAACCGTCTTCTGGCGTGGATGGAGGAAGAAAAGCTGCAACGCAAAGGCGCCGTCGTCGTCACCGGCCAGGAGCGCAGCGTCCTGGCCTGGGATCCGGCCAGCCTGCCCATCCCGGGGCTGGACGTGGCCCTGGCCGACATGGAGATTCAGCTGGTGGCGCCCCGCGCCCTGCTCACGGCCGAAAGCCGGGAAGCTGTGCGGGCCATCCGCTATGGGATCACCGGCGTGGAGGCCGCCTTCGCCAGCACCGGTTCCATGCTGGTCGCCTCTGGCGCGGGCACCAGCCGGGCGGCCAGCCTCCTGCCCCTACGCCACATTGCCCTGATCCCCTTCGACCGGCTCTATCCCACCATGGAGGACTGGCTGGCCGAAGAGCGGGAGGCGCATCACCTGGTGGACTACGTCCGCAGCCACGCCAACCTAGCCCTGATCACCGGTCCCAGCAAATCGGCCGATATCGAGATGAACCTGACCCTGGGGGTCCATGGTCCTAAATTCGTCCACGCCATCCTCTTCGACCGCACGGCCCGAAGCCAGCGTCAGCCCGTGGTGTCCCTGACAGAGGAGGAGGCAGAAGACGAACCGGCACGGACCAAGAGCCGTCCCGGCTTCGACGTGGAGATACCCATGCCACCGACCAGGCAGTGA
- a CDS encoding (Fe-S)-binding protein — MHRKTFEQPPRRVALFVTCMVDMIYPEVGMATVELLERHGVEVIFPEEQTCCGQPAFNAGYRDEARVLARRFLEIFGPLVEQGQVDAIVAPSGSCTTMTSHFYATLFDSAANPAERRRCESLAAVTFELTEFLVDVLGVTDTGARFPGKVTYHACCHLLRELQVDAQPRTLLANVQDAELVELTGAEECCGFGGLFSIKNAGISTAMGQRKARYLAQSGADVVALCDVSCMTHINGLLSRQGQHCRAVHIAQILNSQVDVEAPPPPPAPDQEAVQQPRRWQDIR; from the coding sequence ATGCACCGGAAAACCTTCGAGCAACCACCCCGCCGCGTCGCCCTCTTTGTCACCTGTATGGTCGACATGATCTACCCCGAAGTGGGCATGGCCACCGTGGAGCTGCTGGAGCGCCATGGCGTCGAGGTCATCTTCCCGGAAGAACAGACCTGCTGCGGCCAGCCGGCCTTCAACGCCGGCTACCGGGACGAGGCCCGGGTCCTGGCCCGGCGCTTCCTGGAGATCTTCGGTCCCCTGGTGGAACAGGGCCAGGTGGACGCCATCGTGGCGCCCAGCGGTAGCTGCACCACCATGACCAGCCACTTCTACGCCACCCTCTTCGACAGCGCAGCCAACCCGGCCGAACGGCGCCGTTGCGAGTCCCTGGCCGCGGTCACCTTCGAGCTCACCGAATTCCTGGTGGATGTCCTGGGCGTGACCGACACCGGCGCCCGCTTTCCCGGCAAGGTCACCTACCACGCCTGCTGTCACCTGCTGCGGGAGCTCCAGGTGGATGCCCAGCCCCGGACGCTGCTGGCCAACGTCCAGGACGCGGAACTGGTGGAGCTGACCGGCGCCGAGGAGTGCTGTGGCTTTGGCGGCCTCTTTTCCATCAAAAATGCCGGCATCAGCACCGCCATGGGCCAGCGCAAGGCCCGCTACCTGGCCCAGAGCGGCGCCGACGTGGTCGCCCTGTGCGACGTGAGCTGCATGACCCACATCAACGGTCTGCTCAGCCGCCAGGGACAGCACTGCCGGGCGGTCCACATCGCCCAGATCCTCAACAGCCAGGTGGACGTGGAAGCCCCACCTCCACCCCCGGCGCCAGACCAGGAGGCGGTCCAGCAGCCCCGCCGGTGGCAGGACATTCGTTGA
- a CDS encoding carbohydrate ABC transporter permease encodes MSSTFPMAHRRTSFDNLKKRLRQSLPWYPFILINIVIFFVFNLIPWISMIETSFYDTDLLSSKEFVGLGNLVRMVTDPQLHRAVLNTFYFTLMYIPLLVVISLFVAILVNRPLFGMRFFRALYFLPNVTSIAVLSLVFRRFLSPRPDAPINFLLGQVGIPPQKFLIDVHQAMPSIVAISLWEAFGYFMVIWLAGLQGIPTEMYDAARVDGAEGWKLHRYVTLPLLRPTAAFIIIVATIGALQVFGSIFILTGGGPVYATTTVVYYIYSQAFNFGRFGYASSLSILFFIIILIITLIQSRFLRFGEEVY; translated from the coding sequence ATGTCTAGCACTTTCCCGATGGCCCACCGCAGAACCTCTTTCGACAACCTCAAAAAGCGACTTCGTCAGTCGTTACCCTGGTATCCGTTCATTCTGATCAACATCGTTATTTTCTTTGTGTTCAATTTAATCCCCTGGATCTCGATGATCGAGACCAGTTTTTATGATACCGATTTGCTTAGTTCTAAGGAGTTCGTGGGGCTTGGCAACCTGGTGCGTATGGTGACCGATCCCCAGCTTCACCGGGCGGTCCTCAATACCTTCTACTTCACGTTGATGTACATCCCCTTGCTGGTGGTGATATCTCTGTTCGTGGCCATCCTGGTTAACCGCCCCCTTTTTGGGATGCGATTTTTTCGCGCCTTATACTTCCTGCCCAACGTGACCTCGATCGCTGTATTGAGCCTGGTCTTCCGGCGTTTCCTGTCTCCACGGCCGGATGCGCCCATTAACTTTCTGTTGGGGCAGGTGGGGATTCCTCCACAAAAGTTCCTGATCGATGTGCACCAGGCTATGCCTAGCATTGTGGCAATCAGTCTGTGGGAAGCCTTCGGCTACTTCATGGTGATCTGGCTGGCCGGTTTACAGGGGATCCCGACCGAAATGTACGACGCGGCGCGGGTGGATGGCGCTGAGGGGTGGAAGTTGCATCGGTATGTGACCCTCCCTTTGTTGCGGCCCACTGCGGCTTTCATCATCATCGTGGCAACCATCGGTGCGCTCCAGGTTTTCGGCTCCATCTTTATTCTGACGGGTGGTGGGCCGGTCTATGCCACGACGACCGTGGTCTATTACATTTACAGCCAGGCCTTTAATTTTGGGCGCTTTGGCTATGCGTCCAGTTTATCGATCCTCTTTTTCATCATTATCTTGATTATTACGCTGATCCAATCCCGCTTTCTGCGCTTCGGTGAAGAAGTGTATTAA
- a CDS encoding sugar phosphate isomerase/epimerase family protein — MADNKLAVFVKPWKSLSLPELGAHVRRLGFTWIELPVRPGFPVEPDSIERELPKAAAILREEGVQILNITADLPLDDERLYAACAEAGVSMNRVMFRRGNLPYWEAERAAREQLDAALPLCEQYGVQIGVQNHAGNFVAVHELGLYHLLKDYDSRHVGAIWDAAHNALQGMDLDAALDVVAPYLCCVNLKNGFWQRTNGPEAEFAQWKVYWTSGRHGRASWPTVVERLRAMDYRGPICLTAEYSDHGAADRLIVEDLAFLHSLLS, encoded by the coding sequence ATGGCGGATAACAAACTCGCCGTTTTCGTCAAACCCTGGAAATCCCTCTCCCTGCCCGAGCTGGGGGCCCACGTGCGCCGCCTGGGCTTCACCTGGATCGAGCTGCCCGTGCGCCCCGGCTTCCCGGTGGAGCCCGACTCCATCGAGCGGGAGCTGCCCAAGGCCGCGGCCATCCTGCGGGAGGAGGGGGTACAGATTCTCAACATCACCGCCGATCTGCCCCTGGACGACGAGCGGCTCTACGCCGCCTGTGCCGAGGCCGGCGTCTCCATGAACCGGGTGATGTTCCGCCGGGGAAACCTGCCCTACTGGGAGGCAGAACGGGCCGCCCGAGAGCAGCTGGATGCGGCCCTGCCCCTCTGCGAGCAATACGGGGTGCAGATCGGCGTCCAGAACCACGCAGGCAACTTCGTCGCCGTCCATGAGCTGGGGCTGTACCACCTGCTCAAGGACTACGATTCCCGCCACGTGGGCGCCATCTGGGATGCGGCCCACAACGCGCTCCAGGGCATGGACCTGGACGCCGCCCTGGACGTGGTGGCTCCGTACCTGTGCTGCGTCAACCTCAAAAACGGCTTCTGGCAGCGCACCAATGGCCCCGAGGCAGAATTCGCCCAGTGGAAAGTCTACTGGACCTCCGGCCGTCATGGCCGGGCCTCCTGGCCCACAGTGGTCGAGCGGCTCAGAGCCATGGACTACCGCGGGCCCATCTGCCTCACGGCCGAGTACAGCGACCACGGGGCCGCCGACCGGCTCATTGTGGAAGATCTGGCCTTTCTCCATTCTCTCCTCTCCTGA
- a CDS encoding extracellular solute-binding protein, translating to MMEIFREKHPNIRPQIDVQPWGGRREKLYAAAAAGTAPDIWFATTDTIPAYIEKDVILPLTDLLSPEDLADYSEAEIEAASLDGQLYMPLTDAEVNGIAYNGALLRDLGHDPETAQFATWDELMALGAQAKEKGLFLEAYTTFSWSEWLTMVHEAGGTVYTEDRTRTRMTEQPAIDALTRWVNEYQNGWIPPETAVGSVDEQEGVPDYWLALEQVTARREDAACIQDVEANPALEYVIGHPRSKDPSISPVSGVVSGQGWAITKQSKHPEAAVTWIKFMIQPEMIGMYNNLAGTIPVGTKAKEFWNPDPCVLEHVNRFSPYLFAGVDANTLWQESKVVCGPHFQAALLGEETVEQALEAIDKELTALLQEKYG from the coding sequence ATGATGGAGATCTTCCGGGAGAAACACCCGAATATTCGGCCCCAGATCGATGTGCAGCCCTGGGGCGGGCGTCGGGAGAAGCTCTATGCAGCGGCTGCAGCAGGGACTGCGCCTGATATCTGGTTTGCCACCACAGATACGATTCCTGCTTACATCGAGAAGGATGTCATCCTCCCGCTGACGGATCTCCTATCGCCCGAGGATCTGGCCGACTATAGCGAGGCCGAAATCGAGGCGGCCAGCTTGGATGGCCAACTGTACATGCCCTTGACAGATGCCGAGGTGAACGGTATCGCATACAATGGCGCACTTCTGCGCGATCTGGGCCATGATCCCGAGACTGCCCAGTTTGCTACATGGGATGAGTTGATGGCCCTGGGCGCGCAGGCCAAGGAAAAAGGGCTTTTCCTGGAGGCTTATACCACCTTTAGCTGGTCGGAATGGCTCACCATGGTCCACGAAGCAGGTGGAACTGTGTATACCGAGGACCGGACCCGCACGAGGATGACAGAACAACCTGCAATCGACGCGCTGACGAGATGGGTCAACGAGTATCAGAATGGATGGATACCGCCGGAGACGGCTGTCGGCAGTGTGGATGAACAGGAAGGCGTGCCGGATTATTGGCTGGCGCTGGAGCAGGTAACTGCCCGTCGGGAGGATGCCGCCTGCATCCAGGACGTCGAAGCCAATCCTGCGCTGGAATATGTGATCGGGCATCCCCGCAGCAAAGATCCTTCGATATCGCCCGTGTCTGGCGTTGTATCCGGTCAGGGTTGGGCCATCACCAAGCAATCCAAGCATCCAGAGGCCGCCGTGACGTGGATCAAGTTTATGATTCAGCCCGAGATGATCGGCATGTACAACAACCTGGCCGGCACCATCCCGGTCGGAACCAAAGCCAAAGAGTTCTGGAACCCCGATCCGTGCGTGCTCGAGCACGTGAATCGGTTCTCTCCCTATCTCTTTGCCGGTGTGGACGCCAACACCCTGTGGCAGGAAAGTAAAGTGGTGTGTGGCCCTCACTTCCAGGCGGCTCTCCTGGGCGAAGAGACTGTGGAGCAGGCTTTGGAGGCCATCGATAAAGAGCTGACCGCCCTCCTTCAGGAGAAGTACGGCTAG